One genomic region from Hemiscyllium ocellatum isolate sHemOce1 chromosome 13, sHemOce1.pat.X.cur, whole genome shotgun sequence encodes:
- the otos gene encoding otospiralin, which yields MKWFVYIGLFIFLLLNILTDASVIRQSDAHHVEKRSPPYWPYSTTDFWRYVEYFRSIGDYERIQQLAHIFYAHFPIGNTMGYDTPEQPEIQQEVQVEIAKEADE from the exons ATGAAGTGGTTTGTCTATATTGGGCTGTTTATATTTCTCCTCCTCAACATCCTAACTG ATGCCAGTGTAATCCGACAGTCGGATG CTCACCATGTGGAAAAACGAAGCCCTCCTTATTGGCCTTACTCCACAACTGATTTCTGGAGATATGTGGAATATTTCCGAAGCATTGGAGACTATGAAAGGATCCAGCAACTGGCACACATTTTCTATGCTCATTTCCCTATAGGGAATACCATGGGCTATGACACTCCAGAACAACCAGAAATACAACAAGAAGTACAAGTCGAGATTGCAAAGGAAGCAGATGAATAG